The genomic stretch GTCGCCGAAGGTATCGAAACGATCGCGCAGTCCGACGCCTTGCGCGAACTCGGCTGCCAGTACGGACAAGGCTATCATTTCGCGCGGCCGCTTCCGCCCCACGACTTGCTCGCCGCGCTGCACGCCGATCTTTCGGCAGCGGGCGCGCCGCTCTAACTGCGCCGGCGGTAGACGCGGCCGAACGCCTTCTGCGCCGTCAGTTCGAACGCCGGGTCCAGATCGATCGAAGCGCGCCCTTCGGGCGTGTGATACGCGATAAAGAGCCGGTCGCGAGGCGAACGTGTCTGCACGATGCGCGCCACGGTACGCGCGAGCGTTGCCGCTCCAAACGGATTGTAAAGAAAGACGACGAGGTCGCCGGGCGGATACGCAAACTCCGCTGCGTTCGCGCGCGCGAGGCGCACGTCGCGGCAACGCAGGCCGTCGCGTTTGCGCCAAACGGCGAGATTCTCGGCGGCAATTTCGTGGAGCGCCGGCGAAACTTCGACGCCGACGATCGCGCGAAACGGCCGCAGCGTGGCGAGCATCACCGCGCGCCCCATGCCCGAACCGGCATCGACGAACGTGTAGCCGTCGTACGGCTGCGGCACGGCGGCCAGCAGAACGTCGAAGTCGGCGATCGGTACCGGCTCGTAATGCGTGGCGTCCGCCATCGCGTCGCCGATCGCTTCGGGATCGAGTTCGCCGAGAAAGAGCAGCGCTTCGGTGGTGACGCCGTTCTCCGCGTCGAACCGTTGCCCGTTGCGCCTGCCGCTCATCCATCGTACGTTCCGCGCCCGCACGTGAAACGCCGTTACAAAGAAGGCGACTGGTTCGCCGTGCCGTTAGCGGCGGGTCGCGAGGCCGTCGGCATCATCGCACGAGCCGACCGCTCGCGTCTCTACGGGTACTTTTTTGCCTCCGAACGTCGCGAACCGGCCGATGCGTTTTGGCGTGGGTTTTTCCGCGGCGA from Candidatus Baltobacteraceae bacterium encodes the following:
- a CDS encoding class I SAM-dependent methyltransferase produces the protein MSGRRNGQRFDAENGVTTEALLFLGELDPEAIGDAMADATHYEPVPIADFDVLLAAVPQPYDGYTFVDAGSGMGRAVMLATLRPFRAIVGVEVSPALHEIAAENLAVWRKRDGLRCRDVRLARANAAEFAYPPGDLVVFLYNPFGAATLARTVARIVQTRSPRDRLFIAYHTPEGRASIDLDPAFELTAQKAFGRVYRRRS